From the genome of Triticum aestivum cultivar Chinese Spring chromosome 3B, IWGSC CS RefSeq v2.1, whole genome shotgun sequence, one region includes:
- the LOC123068293 gene encoding WAT1-related protein At3g18200 has protein sequence MGRDQQAGAAAAHREKVKLFMGVLALQFLLAGFHIVSRAALNMGISKLVFIVYRNVISLALLAPFAYFLEKKDRPPLTFSLLAEFFVLALIGITANQGFYLLGLYHLSPTYASAIQNMVPAITFVLAAVLRLEQVDLGRRHGVAKVVGTVVSIGGATVITLYKGLPLFSHNLHVQAVLSWTSGSPIFNWTLGCVFILGHCLSWSGWMVLQVPVLKRYPARLSVISLTCVFGLLQFLVIAAFTEEDMSRWKVQSVGELFTILYAGLVASGVAFALQIWCIDRGGPLFTAVFQPVQTVAVAVMAAIILGDQLYTGGIIGAVLIVIGLYFVLWGKSEEKKTRSQDPEMARHLLGEDGGEADKDQQVSTAVLA, from the exons ATGGGGAGGGATCAgcaggcgggcgcggcggcggcgcaccgGGAGAAGGTGAAGCTGTTCATGGGCGTGCTGGCGCTGCAGTTCCTGCTCGCCGGCTTCCACATCGTCAGCCGCGCCGCGCTCAACATGGGCATCAGCAAGCTCGTCTTCATCGTCTACCGCAACGTCAtctccctcgccctcctcgccCCCTTCGCCTACTTCCTCGAGAA GAAGGACCGGCCGCCGCTCACCTTCTCGCTGCTGGCGGAGTTCTTCGTGCTGGCGCTCATCGGGATCACGGCGAACCAGGGGTTCTACCTGCTGGGGCTGTACCACCTGTCGCCGACCTACGCCTCCGCGATCCAGAACATGGTGCCGGCCATCACCTTCGTGCTGGCCGCGGTCCTCCGGCTGGAGCAGGTGGACCTGGGCCGGCGGCATGGGGTGGCCAAGGTGGTGGGCACGGTGGTGAGCATCGGCGGCGCCACGGTGATCACGCTCTACAAGGGCCTGCCGCTCTTCAGCCACAACCTGCACGTGCAGGCCGTGCTCTCCTGGACCTCCGGCAGCCCCATCTTCAACTGGACCCTCGGCTGCGTCTTCATCCTCGGCCACTGCCTCTCCTGGTCGGGATGGATGGTGCTCCAGGTGCCCGTGCTCAAGCGGTACCCGGCGAGGCTGTCGGTCATCTCGCTCACCTGCGTCTTCGGGCTGCTCCAGTTCCTCGTCATCGCCGCCTTCACCGAGGAGGACATGAGCCGGTGGAAGGTGCAGTCCGTCGGGGAGCTCTTCACCATCCTCTACGCCGGGCTGGTGGCCTCCGGCGTGGCGTTCGCCCTGCAGATCTGGTGCATCGACCGCGGCGGCCCGCTCTTCACCGCCGTGTTCCAGCCCGTGCagaccgtcgccgtcgccgtcatgGCCGCCATCATCCTCGGAGACCAGCTCTACACCGGAGG GATCATCGGCGCGGTGCTGATCGTCATCGGGCTCTACTTCGTGCTGTGGGGCAAGAGCGAGGAGAAGAAGACGAGGAGCCAAGATCCCGAGATGGCGAGGCACCTGCTGGGGGAAGACGGCGGCGAGGCTGACAAAGATCAGCAAGTGAGCACCGCTGTGCTGGCGTGA